A window of bacterium genomic DNA:
ATGGCGACGAGCATGAAGACCGAACCGACCATCGTGTAGATGAAGAACTTGACGGCCGCGTAGATGCGTCGCTCCCCGCCCCAGATCCCGATCAAGAAATACATGGGGATGAGCATGGCTTCCCAGAAGAAATAGAAGAGCAGCATGTCGCGGGCCACAAAAGTGCCGATCATGGCCGTCTGCAGGACGAGCAGAAAGCCCATGGCCTCGCGCACGCGCTCCTGGATGGCGTTCCAGGTGCTGAGGATCACCAGCGGGCCGAGGAAGGTGGTCAGCAGGACGAGGAAGAGGGAGACGCCGTCCAGGCCCAGGGAGTAGCTGATCTTGCCGTCGGCCAGCCAGGCGACCTTTTCGGCGAACTGGTCGCCGGCGTCGCCCGCGTCGAAATGCCGGTACAGGTGCAGCGACAGCACGAAGTCGATGAGTGCGACCGCGAGGGCCGCGCTGCGCGCCGCCGCCTTGGTCCGGCCCAGCAGGAAGATCAACAGCGCGCCCGCGAGGGGCAAGAAGGTGACCCAGGAAAGAATGTGGTCGGTTACAAACGACACAACCGCCCTCCCCTACGCCGACAGGGTGAAGTAGAGTATGAATGCCAGGACGCCCGTCGAGAAGACGTAGACGTAGAATCGCAACATCCCGTTCTGGAACAGACGCAGGATCGAACTCACGACGGCCACCGCGATCGCCGAGCCGTTGACCAGCAGGCCGTCGATCAGCCCCACGTCGACCGACTTCCAGAGCACCTTCTCCGAGAGGGCGTAGCCGGGTTTGACCAGGGTGGCCTCGTACGCCTCGTCCACGTAGTACTTGTTCAGCAACACCCGGTACGGCAACCCGCCCGCGAGGGATTGCAGCCTCGCGGCGATGGCTTGTCGCTTGCCGTAGACCCACCAGCCGAGGCAGAGGCCGAGCAGCGCCCACGCCAGGGAAGCGGAGGCCAGGGTCCATTCCATCACTTCCGCGCCGACGTGATGCGCGCTTCCGGTCGCGTCGCGCACCACGTGCGCTCCGATCGCCACCGCGGCCGCCGTTTCCCCCAGCGCTCCCTGCTCGATGGCCTGCACGGTTCCGAGTCCGCCCTGCGCGTCGGCGACCACGACTTCCGGATGGAAAACCGGCTCCAGCCAGCGTTCGAAATGGTTGGCGCCACCCATGAAATGCGGAATGCCGATCCAGCCCCCCGTCAGGGACAGCACCGCGAGAATCACCAGCGGCACGGTCATCGTCGCCGGCGACTCGTGGATGTGGTGCTTGACCGCCTCGCTGGCGCGGTTGGTCCCGAAGAAGGTCAGCGAGACCAGGCGCATCATGTAGAAGGCGGTCAGACCGGCACCCAGGAAACCGAGCAGCCACAGCCAGATGCCGCCGCCGTCGAAGGCTCTCCAGAGGATCTCGTCCTTGGAGAAGAAGCCGGCGAAGGGGAAGATGCCGGCCAGCGCCACCGTCCCGACCATGAACGTCGGCCAGGTCAGCGGCATCCGGCGGCGCAGCCCGCCCATCAGACGCATGTCCTGCTCGTTGCTCATGGCGTGGATGACCGAGCCGCTGCCCAGGAACAGCAGCGCCTTGAAGAACGCGTGGGTCATCAGATGGAAGATCCCCGCGGTGAAGGCGCCCACCCCGCAGGCCAGCATCATGTAGCCGAGCTGGCTGACGGTGGAATAGGCCAGCACCTTCTTGATGTCGTTCTGGGTCAGGGCGATCGTGGCGGCGTAGAGCGCCGTCACGGCCCCGACGATGGCCACCACGAGCAGCGCCGTGGGCGTCAGGACGTAGATGAAGTGCAGGCGGGCGATCATGTAGACGCCGGCGGTCACCATGGTGGCCGCGTGGATCAGGGCCGAGACGGGCGTCGGACCGGCCATGGCGTCCGGCAGCCAGATGTAGAGCGGTATCTGCGCCGACTTGCCGGTCGCGCCGAAGAACAGCAGCAGGCCGATCAGCGTGGCCGCCGGGGCGAGCAGCGGCGCGTGGGCGGCCATGGTGCCGAAGGAGAAGACCCCTTCGCCAGGCGACATGTGCGGCAGCAGGGTGGTGCCGATCACCAGCATGCCGAGCAGGAAGCCGAAGTCGCCGATCCGGTTGACTATGAATGCCTTCTTGCCCGCGGCCGCGTTGGCCTCGTCGTTGAACCAGAAGCTGATCAGCAGGTACGAGCACAGCCCCACGCCCTCCCAGCCGACGAAGAGCATGACCAGGTTCTCGCCCAGCACAAGCATCAGCATGGCGAAGATGAAGAGGTTCAGGTAGGCGAAGAACCGGGTGAAACCCTCGTCGCGGGCCATGTAGCCGAGCGAATAGATGTGGATCAACAGCCCGACCCCGGAAACGACCAGGGCCATGACCGCGCCCAGGGGGTCGATGGTGAAACCGATGTCGATGGACAGCTTGCCCATGGCGAGCCAGGTGGCCAGGGTGTCGGTCAGCAGCCGCTCGGCCGGCTCCAGCGCCAGCAGGCGCATGAACACGCGTACCGACAGGGCGAAGGAGACCGCGACCGTGCCGCAGGCGAGCAGACCGGCCGCCCGCCGCGGCAGATGACGCACCAGCAGGCCGTTCGCGGCGGCGCCGCACAGCGGCACTAGCACGATCCATCTCAAGGCTGTTTCCACGGCGTGGGTATCCACAACGCTACTCCATGAGGGTCTTGAGTTCGTCCACGTTCACCGTCCGGCGCAGCCGGTAGATCTCCACCAGGATCGCCAGGCCGATGGCGGCCTCGGCGGCCGCCACGGCGAAGTTCATCAGCACGAAGACATGGCCGGAGAGATCGCCGTGCATGCGGGAATACGCGGCGAAGACGACGTTCACCGCGCACAGCATGATCTCGATGCTCATGAGCATGATCAGGCTGTTGCGGCGGATCACGACGCCGGCCATACCCACCAGGAACATGGCCGCGGCCAGCACCAGGTAATGGGTCAAACCTATCTCCACGGCTGATCCTCCTCCCTGCGCCCCAGCGCTAGGGCGCCTATGATGGCCACCAGCAGGACGATGGAGATGAGCTCGAAGGCCAGCAGATAGCGGTTCAGCAGCAGGCCGGCCACGCGCTCCGCGGTTCCGGC
This region includes:
- the nuoL gene encoding NADH-quinone oxidoreductase subunit L, with the protein product METALRWIVLVPLCGAAANGLLVRHLPRRAAGLLACGTVAVSFALSVRVFMRLLALEPAERLLTDTLATWLAMGKLSIDIGFTIDPLGAVMALVVSGVGLLIHIYSLGYMARDEGFTRFFAYLNLFIFAMLMLVLGENLVMLFVGWEGVGLCSYLLISFWFNDEANAAAGKKAFIVNRIGDFGFLLGMLVIGTTLLPHMSPGEGVFSFGTMAAHAPLLAPAATLIGLLLFFGATGKSAQIPLYIWLPDAMAGPTPVSALIHAATMVTAGVYMIARLHFIYVLTPTALLVVAIVGAVTALYAATIALTQNDIKKVLAYSTVSQLGYMMLACGVGAFTAGIFHLMTHAFFKALLFLGSGSVIHAMSNEQDMRLMGGLRRRMPLTWPTFMVGTVALAGIFPFAGFFSKDEILWRAFDGGGIWLWLLGFLGAGLTAFYMMRLVSLTFFGTNRASEAVKHHIHESPATMTVPLVILAVLSLTGGWIGIPHFMGGANHFERWLEPVFHPEVVVADAQGGLGTVQAIEQGALGETAAAVAIGAHVVRDATGSAHHVGAEVMEWTLASASLAWALLGLCLGWWVYGKRQAIAARLQSLAGGLPYRVLLNKYYVDEAYEATLVKPGYALSEKVLWKSVDVGLIDGLLVNGSAIAVAVVSSILRLFQNGMLRFYVYVFSTGVLAFILYFTLSA
- the nuoK gene encoding NADH-quinone oxidoreductase subunit NuoK, whose amino-acid sequence is MGLTHYLVLAAAMFLVGMAGVVIRRNSLIMLMSIEIMLCAVNVVFAAYSRMHGDLSGHVFVLMNFAVAAAEAAIGLAILVEIYRLRRTVNVDELKTLME